A region from the Sphaerodactylus townsendi isolate TG3544 linkage group LG01, MPM_Stown_v2.3, whole genome shotgun sequence genome encodes:
- the ASB1 gene encoding ankyrin repeat and SOCS box protein 1, whose amino-acid sequence MADANSSDVPEPPGAPGPGESLSPTSGNAGRNLKEWLQEQFCDNPIELCQDTRLHDAAYVGDLPTIQKLLQEDSFQSRINEKSVWSCGWLPCTPLRIAATAGHGDCVNFLIQKGAEIDLVDVKGQTALYVAVVHGHLECVHILLEAGADPNGSHHHRSTPVYHAARVGRDDILRELIRFGANVDANPHVTSASASPSFRPVTSLVVCPLYISAAYHNLPCFKVLLEAGANPDFNCCGPVNIKKFSRDSAVCIMDAVLRHGCDKAFVSLLIDFGANLNLVKWETLEEGAPGRIRVNSEGMQMFKEARSCPRRLMAMCRVAVRRHLGKCRLHLISALPVPDPIKRFLLHEQQMQT is encoded by the exons ATGGCGGATGCAAACAGTTCAGACGTGCCTGAGCCCCCGGGCGCTCCAGGACCCGGCGAGAGTCTCAGCCCCACAAGTGGAAACGCAG GTCGTAATCTGAAGGAGTGGCTGCAGGAACAGTTCTGTGATAATCCAATCGAACTTTGTCAGGACACCCGGTTGCACGACGCTGCCTACGTGGGGGACCTGCCAACCATCCAAAAGCTGCTGCAGGAAGACAGTTTTCAAAG CCGCATCAATGAGAAATCTGTGTGGTCTTGCGGCTGGTTGCCTTGTACACCCCTGCGGATTGCTGCTACAGCAGGGCATGGAGACTGTGTGAACTTCCTCATTCAGAAAGGGGCCGAAATAGATCTTGTAGATGTGAAGGGACAAACTGCTCTCTATGTCGCTGTCGTGCATGGCCACCTCGAATGCGTGCACATCCTTCTGGAAGCGGGAGCTGACCCTAATGGGAGCCATCACCACCGTAGCACACCTGTCTACCATGCAGCCCGTGTGGGAAGAGATGACATATTGAGAGAACTAATCAG gTTCGGTGCCAATGTGGATGCGAATCCCCACGTGACCTCAGCGTCCGCTAGCCCTTCATTCAGACCAGTGACATCCCTGGTGGTTTGCCCTTTGTATATTAGTGCAGCCTATCACAACCTTCCGTGCTTCAAGGTGCTGCTGGAAGCAGGAGCCAACCCAGATTTTAACTGCTGTGGTCCAGTGAACATCAAGAAATTCTCCAGAGACTCTGCAGTGTGCATCATGGATGCCGTCTTACGACACGGCTGTGACAAGGCCTTTGTCAGCCTCTTGATTGATTTTGGGGCCAATCTGAATCTGGTGAAATGGGAGACCCTTGAAGAAGGAGCTCCAGGAAGAATCAGAGTAAACTCCGAAGGCATGCAGATGTTCAAAGAAGCCAGAA GTTGCCCCAGGAGATTGATGGCTATGTGCCGTGTGGCGGTGCGGAGACACCTTGGCAAATGCCGACTGCATCTAATATCTGCTCTTCCTGTTCCAGATCCTATTAAGAGATTTTTACTTCATGAGCAACA